A window of Streptomyces sp. NBC_01689 genomic DNA:
CTGATCCACGTGGCCGCCGACGTGGCCGAGAAGCGCCGGGCCCGCGGACTGAGACTGAACCACCCCGAGGCCGTCGCCCTCATCACGTCGCACATCCTCGAAGGCGCCAGGGACGGCCGTACCGTCGCCGAACTGATGTCCTCCGGGCGCAAGATCCTCACCCGTGACGACGTCATGGAGGGCATCCCCGAGATGATCCACGACGTCCAGGTGGAGGCGACCTTCCCGGACGGCACCAAGCTCGTCACCGTCCACGACCCGATCGTCTGACGGGGGAGCGCCCGCCGTGATTCCCGGAGAGATCCTCTTCGCCGACGGACCCGTCGCCTTCAACGAAGGCCGCGAGGTCACCCGGCTGACCGTACTCAACGCCGCCGACCGTCCCGTCCAGGTCGGCTCCCACTACCACTTCGCCGAGGCGAACCCGGGCCTGGAGTTCGACCGCGCCGGCGCGCGCGGCAAGCGGCTGAACGTCGCCGCCGGCACCGCCGTGCGCTTCGAGCCCGGGATCCCCGTCGACGTCGAACTCGTACCGCTCGCGGGTGCCCGGGTCGTGCCCGGTCTGCGCGGCGAGACCGGAGGTGCCCTCGATGCCTGAGCTCTCGCGCCGGGCGTACGCCGATCTGTTCGGTCCCACCACCGGCGACCGGATCCGGCTCGCCGACACCGACCTGCTCGTCGAGATCGAGGAGGACCGCTCCGGCGGCCCCGGACGCGCCGGTGACGAGGCCGTGTTCGGCGGCGGCAAGGTCATCCGGGAGTCCATGGGCCAGTCGCGCGCCACCCGCGCGGAGGGCACTCCCGACACCGT
This region includes:
- a CDS encoding urease subunit gamma is translated as MQLTPHEQERLLIHVAADVAEKRRARGLRLNHPEAVALITSHILEGARDGRTVAELMSSGRKILTRDDVMEGIPEMIHDVQVEATFPDGTKLVTVHDPIV
- a CDS encoding urease subunit beta, with the translated sequence MIPGEILFADGPVAFNEGREVTRLTVLNAADRPVQVGSHYHFAEANPGLEFDRAGARGKRLNVAAGTAVRFEPGIPVDVELVPLAGARVVPGLRGETGGALDA